The Manduca sexta isolate Smith_Timp_Sample1 chromosome 20, JHU_Msex_v1.0, whole genome shotgun sequence DNA segment CAGTTCCTCTTGACCCTCTtttctgtataaatataatcCATTACCAATATCTATAGCGTCAACATTTTTACCATCAATCTGTAGCACCACTTCTGTATCTTTACTAGCTATGTCTGTCTCCACATCCATCACAGTTGGTTCTGTTATATTATCAGTTGGCTCAATCTGCTTTAATTCGGGGCTGGACTTATTGTCAAGCTCTACATTGTCATCAATAACAAGCTCATCACCATCATATGAATTATCATTGTCATCAAATATATCCACACCGCCCGACAGAATGTTTGCTGCCTCTATTTGTTTACCAATTTTGTAGCTATCTAATCTATCATTTTTCTTAGTGATGGGCGACAGTTCTGATATCAACTCGTCCGCGTCAGTGATGGTCCTCTCGGGGTCGCCGCTGGCGGACGCCAACGACACGTCCTTTATCGGCGATATATCGAACGTCGAGTCAACTTCTGAGAGAGAAAAGTATTTGGAGGAGCTCTCGTTGGCGGTAATGAAGGCTTCGCTGGGCGGCGACGTGGTGTCGAGCGTGGAGTCGCCGGAGCCCCCCGCCGCACCGCGCAACTGATTCAGCCTATCCATTACCACATTTCATTTGCTGCCAAAACAGGAAAACAACATTAACTTGCATAAGTATGCGGATCACTCATAAATGCAATGTTGTGCTCGGAAGAAAGCCGATGAAAACATTTGAAGGTTGGAACATTAATTAGCACCTAGGTCAATAGCAAAGAACAGTGAAACTTTTAGAACAAACGATAATGATACCGTGACacttatgaaaaatatacaacaaatcACAACATACCAGGTTgacatttatcaaaataaccTCCAGATAAAACCtctgaatatatttttctattagaaTTTCTCTTAGAAGTtacagtatattatttataacaattttgatataaaacacaACACATCAAATAGTAAAGATGGACGCCAAATAGCGATGTTGCCGTTATTTTGCATGTCATTAcgacgataaaaaaatatctgaaaatgataaataaattgcaatttcaattttatgaaTACTATGAATATCAATTTATACCTCTTGCAAAATTCATTTCGCGtacatatttactaaataaataaaaataattcacgctattaagataataaaatttaccaaccaaaaattatatatatattggtGTGTTTATAAAGGTAgctataattttctataaatacgaAACAATATTTAGTAGGTTCGCTTATTCATGgcagattataaaatatttagctatAATCAATGCCGGAATAGCGATTTCCTTTTTATTAgctaaattttaatagaatttaccTAAAAAATGTTTTGCCTTTGCATTTCGCTTGTGGCCTGTCGGCTGTCATTTGTCAAAATGAAATTGATTTGTCTCTGGAATACACTTCGTTATTTTGAAAAGTTTAAATGTCAATTTGCGCTTCAAACTGTACGGATttgttgctatttttttaaagatttactaCCTGGTATTTAAAAGGTAAAAACAAGCGgtcattcaaaaaaaaatagtaatggCACCGAGGGATAGTATACCCAAACCGATCCCGAAAGTGCAACGTGTTGTTGTTAAAGCAAATACAACCAAAGGCAAATCATcgcctataataaaaaaaaacatgtcgaCCGTTAAAAAGACGACGGAGAAAATCCCGAAAATACCTCTAAAACGTAAGaatatgttattatctactacCATTGTTGCAGATTGTTACATCTTTTATTATTTGACTTTTTAATCTGTTCATAAGATTATTCCTTCCTAGATTGTGTCATTTTACCGCTGTATTATCTCAGCTCATAAGTGATTAGATCTTGTTGCATATGTTTTGTCAGATGTTTTTTAAGTGTACATTTAGTAACTAAGGTTTCTCTCAAGGAAAAGGGAGGtcaaaaactaatatataataaaaatatttttgttttaaatttcagtTAATAACACAACTACAGAGTCGAGACAACGTACAGCTACTGTCCCTAAAGTGTCTACACCAAAGACAAAAGACAAGACAGCATCAATGCCTGGTAGTGTCActaaaagtgtaaaaaaatcaacatggAAGCGTAGACCCAAACCAGCACATTCTGGAGTTCCTGTCCCGGAGAAGATGAAGAGGATACTTGAAAGGCAGCTTCAGGATATGGATAGTAGCTTATAAACTTAATAACTTCAGAAAGTATGCCATACTCTGgctgtgtatttttaattttagttcagAAAGGCAGGGAATTGAGAATTGAGGTTTTATGTGATCAAATAGTTGGTTAAAgaacattttataaacatacaactGCAGCTATTCCAGGCGTCTCACtggtatatttgtttatttgataaaGAATAGATAAATTATTGACAATTCTATTTCACAAATGTATccgtagtttattttaaaatattcatgatttTGATCGATCACAAGTATGTACCAGTTTTAGTGTAGGGTGGGATTGGCAGTACCCCGGACCGCTGTGGGCTTATAGTGGGAGTCATACAAtctaagttaaaattttaagacaTTAAAACATTCAAAGACATTTGCCACACAGGAAAGTTGTGCTTATTTTGCACTTTGGGGCACCAGAATTCCTATCATGGCCCTGCCTATCATTTTATCATTTTAGGTatgcaaattaaatatgaagaaaaatagtaaatatttaattttcattttaaaacataaataacaatgtatacTAAGCACAGAGACTTAACTGACTTAAATCCTGAAACTAGAAACATAATATGACATATTCCATTTGTGGCAAAACTATACTTCATATAAAGTACTTTTGAGAAATTTTGTAAGACTTAAATGCTAGTTTTATAGTTGTTTTCAATGTTTGTAGTTATATACAGGTTGTTGCAGgaagatttaaaaacaaattattattgcaaCATCCAGGTTATTTGGGAATTAGATTAGATTTGTAATATTCATCTTGTTGTTTCATACAATAATCCTTTAGtacaattaaatacatacaacataaatttgatttaagaATCATGGTTTTCTACagattttgtattgtaattctTTTTAAGTATTCCTGTAAGGTTTTTACTGCTTGCTACGATAATGTCTTCCACTGAAAAAGTACAAAAtagttcaataaattattaaaataaaaaatggttctGGTAGATTTTCTGTcagtttgtatatttaattacattatgtaaCATATTCGTCATATTCCACATAAAATTGAACAAAAACGAGTATACctttagtataattatattttcaaaaaatatgcATCATTATCATATGAACAAAAATTGCATGCACTTTATTTGAAAAATCTTACACTATGCTATGTTTAGTGTGAAGATTTCGTTTTtgatacaaatacaaaaatatattatgttttcattttaattctGTCCACCATATATTGAATTAATCTGTGCCAAATGTAtgtaaattcttaatattttattaaggacCTGATAGTGTACCACCTATTGTAGTTTTACTATTTTAGAATTAAGACAATACTTGACAATTTGTTaggtaaatacttatttaaatactgGTGTTTCAAAAAGGCTCAATTTTTGATGCATAGtcagtaaaatttatttgataatattttgtaacataaatcAGATGTGAAGTAAATATCGAGACAATTTTTTGTTACAcctgtataattaaattacattaaaaatattgataatgcCATATTCACATAACTAGGGTAAGATTTtcgcaattatattatttttgtatgttctATCTATTATTGTATTCTtacattatgattataattattattacttatagaCTACAGTATCACTATGTGTGATTACTATTTTGATAATCTGACAATTTCGTTTTATTCTCATAGAATAAAGGGTTCATATGTTACAAAGCAGCATAAAAatgtaagttataatattatgatatcttgtttataacatttttttcatggGATATTagcttttaattaattactgagTTCTTAATGACACTTCatagattttttacaattattgtacTTTAAGATTTTCAAACgtcatataatttgtattttattaaagtaattcgTCATTATTAGATAATTCATAAAAAGGATTTTAGTTTTAGAACATTCATGCCAAAATACTAGgggttaatttaaataataaaataaaaatcatattttttttttcattttttattgaaataatattcccCAAAGTAAGTTTCATGCTTATAGTCCATTTCCTAATGGCCAAGATTTTCCTGGAAACCGGAATATCCCCAACACACCCACCTcccattaaataataataataatatcagtcctgtattatatacttgcccactgctgagcacgggcctcctctactactgagagggattaggccttcgtccaccacgctggcctagtgcggattgatagacttcacacactttcgaaattcctatagagaacttctcagatgtgcaggtttcctcacgatgttttccttcaccgttaaagcgaacgataaattcacaaagaatacacacatgattttagaaatgtcagaggtgtgtgtcctttggatttgaacctgcggacattcgtcttggcagtccgttccacacccaactaggctatctaaGCTTCACCTCCCATTCCTCTCACCTTATTGCACATTCTTATCCTATTACGCTCGCAGCGCACCCATGGCTTTTCTTTAGTCAGTGTTTATAGGCGCTAGAGCagtgtcaaaataatattattataattctctttgaataATATGTTACGCGCCTTTATCCTacccgatgacatcgggcgtttccggaagtattcggctgctcGGGCAgcctggcagaagagaagataatATGTCACGcgacgactattctattattctctctggttggaagttgtaaaaaaatgtctaaaattgtattctgtaattatttttgctaatataatgtttactgtaaaaagagcgtttaacaaatatttaagacCAGAAGTTCTCTTAAGACCATCccccgagcaaacggccttgagcgtTTATTCCATACATTTCTGGCTCGTGAGTTATGGCGGCAATATGGAAATGATGTATTTAGGAGATGTACGGACTCAACAATTTTAGCGGCATTTTTATTATGCACTAACTTTTGCCCAcggttccgcccgcgtgataaagatTTTCCGGACTAAAGTTATCCGTTATTAAAGTcactctatatattttcctgggataaaaagttgcctatgttcttcccagggtcgcAAACTattctataccaaatttcatctaaatccgttgggtaaTTTTTCAGTTTACCGCGTCATATACGCAtacagatgcagcgagggactttgttttttatttcctaaaaatttttaagaggaacaattaaTTCTGTCATTCatattttcaaaactttaacttactaactttaaccgtttacttaGCGCGCGCAACAGAAactctcaaaagtaatatttttgatcccgtttttgcacttttttttattactgctccgctcccgctggccatagcgtgatgatttaCACGCTATATCCTTTCcgcgataaatgggctatccaacacttaaataatttttcaattccaaccggtagttcctgagattaccgcgttcaaaaaaacaaacaaactcttcagctttatataatagcatagATTTAATGACAATAcccatataataaaaagtttgaaatTACAATCCTGCCTGAACCTGAAACGATCCTGGCCTGAACGATCTATTGCCGTATTTGGCACATTTGCTCATTTGCTAACCGATGCACTAAAAACTGTCTTGGATGCGTAGTTGTGTTGTGTGCGCGGCACTACACTGCTTTAATGTTTCGgtttcgaatctcgggtcgggcaaagtgattttgggttatttttattagtgttcGCTCAAAGTCTacaatttgtgtccgatatggcgataggctcatccTCTATCGCattatggaacggaacacacataGCAAatagtgggtgccttggttgtctgcctaccccttccaggataaaggtgtgatattatttttgtgttgcaataaaaaaaagttatttcaaaGATTGATTTAGTACGACATGCTTCaaagttcaattttttttactgtataatTTTTCATACTATGTTCGgtcttcaaattataattttagactcCTGAATATGTGATGCCTAATTATTATGACATCATATTGCGGACAAGTaggcaataaattaaattgtgcaGTGATTTATTATAAGGCCCGTAGGATGCGAGGCATTAAACAGGTGTCCATTATCATATTGTTAGACAATAGGTGTTAGTAATCAAAATCTAATGACGAGTTAAGGCGAATACgtctaaaataatgtaaaattagttCTAAATAACTCCGGAAAAGACTAGCTTTTCTGTATTTATGTACTATAAGTcacaaaaaaatagattaaagaAAAGTAGCCCCCCCCCACCCTCTCCGGctcattgttttttttcttaaggcgatacctcaaggtccattttcatacattttgtttcacctttaatctgggtaactaaacaagtattggcaagtaaagaatttaaattcacgtctagttagtgattagttctcgcagttgaaagaaaaacgtaaaaataattaataatcatggatattttggcctttaaaatttaatatgacgaaattttaaaggcagaaatatccatgattatttatagtttgactttttttattaagcctgttttttttaatctcagCGCGACTAAGTCATTATGAGATATTTATAGAAGctcaatgaatttatttttccaaatgatATGTAGCGTGCAGGCAAGTCTATTATTCGGTGGTGACTGTTGTAGTCGCATGCAACAttcgtaagttttttttttcataataaactgTCTAAGTATCCGATAATCCCTAAGTAGATGATTTAAGCCCAAGTAGTTAAAGTAATGTCCCACGACAGAACATGCCCCTTAACAAGAACGTTAAGATGCGTCGCGCGAagttttttattcgaaacttgTCTGGCGCCGCAGTGTGcgtgaaatataaatgaatttgaAGCAAGTAAATTATCTGTTTTATTACACGTtgcatgttatatattttactgcGAATTAGCCATAAATACTAGGACAAGATATTTAAATCTATTACATTCTTTTTGGACGTTTGGTTAGTTGCACCTGttgctatttttattgaaaaaaagtaaatgcatttaaattttGGAAATGGAATTCATACCAAAGAGTTCATACttcatacattattaataaaaacatatgttTGTGAGATTTAAAGATTAATgctttaaaaagaatttacaaTTTACGTGCAtaagtatattacatttaaaaataaataaatgtgggTATTgctatttatatacttatttgctAGTTTGTTAACCCtttgattatttgtttttgtattatggtAATATATCTTGTAttgattgttataaaaataaacacaggtGCGAGTTTTACATTTTAACTGCTGTTTGATATTTCATTAAGAATCTACTCGTaccattaaaaagtaaatttattgcggtcaatttaaaaacaacatgtttgtatttcaattattttaaatcaaattcttTAGCACATTTTATTTAGCAGTATATAAATAAGCCAAAATGATGCCCTGCATATTAATCTGCACTCGGGCAAttgattatacattttattaacttgCCTAATACCTatcacatgattttaaatatttaagtatgtttTAGAAGTACTGTCAAGTTTTACGGACTCAGTATGGGACCCGTGGAATAGACAGAGTACCAGATCTCAGGAATTTGACGCCATGTTCTCCTGCCGACGCGATGGGAACTTTGAAGATTTGTTCCAGTAcgattttttattggaaatctGACAacgtaaatgatatttaaatatataaatggcCATTCCAAATACTGGCAATATCGTGCTGCATTTATGTCCTGACTTAAAAAAGCAAAAACCTCGGTAAGTAACAATGCGTAATGCAGGTTTTAGGCCATTACCATCATATCTTTATGAGTTACTTGAGATTTCTTGTCCGAAACCGGGAGCCTTATTAAGTTATAACTTCTGTTATTGTGTTGTCTGcgaataaaaagaaacagaTATGGTATTCGCGTGGTAcgatttctaaaattattttttatggtacaATATCATATTTTGGAAAATTAACACTAAAAAACACGTATATGTTTTTGCTTACATTTGTTAGTCGGACAAGGGTCGGCTTAAACAAACACTGGCCTTTCGGGTAAGCGCtctaggcgctcgcaacccttggaaattaagtgaccatgctgagtgcaacccactaacgggttacgaacctcggctcaggaagATCACTGGaggaggatgagacatcaatgaTGAGGGAcacgtaactgtttattttgtaGTAGACTTTCGCATCTTTGCTGATCTGACAAGCATGAGTGTAAGAAGTTGTTGAGGCGATAAGTCATTTCTTGTAGGATGTAGACAGTCTCAAAAatagctaaataaatttaatacatcaaaatataacaactggccaatttttttttaaattaaactttttgtccttatcaaaatatttattcttcattgaacgaaatatatttatagcgaGTAGCCAAGTAactcttcttcttctttgcTACATCTTGTTTGGTCCAGGGTTCAATTCCGGctgattattaaaacaaactgtaAGCAATTGTTGTTTAACGGTAACACACTCGCTTCAATATTAATAGATTAAccttattctataataaaatgaaagaaCAATTATCTAACATTTGTAAGTGATTCGAAGTTTTGGATTTGTTTAGCTATTTTTTTGGCTGCCTGTACCCAGTCGATTGAGATAGATTCAGTATCCCAATTAGCTATATTTCTTAGTAGATACCAACTTACTTATGATTAttggtaattaatataaatctacCTATATCATAACCTAATGTAAATCTTTGGCCAGATGGATGAAGAGATCTTTGAACTTCTAATTACGCGTCGAATTACTGTCCAAAATAGGTATACCTACCTATTTCTTTCGACTACAATCGGCTCTGTAATTTCggaggatattttttttgtaggtcCAGAAGTGATAAACCATAgacatacataaacattttattgttttacatctATATTCAATCTTATCATGACGTTTATTTCTGAAAGTCTACTAAAGGACATAAGATGCACGTGTTTTTAATGTAGAAATCACTTAGATCCCCCATCAGGCCAAAGAATGCGACTCAGTATGTTAATCGTTGAGTTC contains these protein-coding regions:
- the LOC115443524 gene encoding uncharacterized protein LOC115443524, translating into MAPRDSIPKPIPKVQRVVVKANTTKGKSSPIIKKNMSTVKKTTEKIPKIPLKLNNTTTESRQRTATVPKVSTPKTKDKTASMPGSVTKSVKKSTWKRRPKPAHSGVPVPEKMKRILERQLQDMDSSL